Genomic segment of bacterium:
ATTATATTCAGATTCTCTTTAGAGATAAAGAATATATCTGGTTGGACAACATCTTCATCTGAAAACAGAACATCACAAGGTGCATAAAATACCTCCCCTAATTTATTAATTTTAACAAATTGTTGTAGAATTTCAAATAATTTGGCTGATATCCTTTGATGATAAGGAACTGGTGCTGGACTCATATAAACCTCCCCCTGTATTATTTGATACCTTTTCCCGTCATCCGGGAACTGAACATAATCCTCGTATGTCCATTTTTCTTCTTTTGTAGCTAAAATTGGCATTGCTTTCCTCCTCAAAATAGACTATAGACCATAGACTAACTTACCTCCTGTCTACTACCTACTACCTACTATTTTTATCCTCTTTCTTTAAATTTATTAATCTTCTGGATATATTCTGTGGCTAATTCTTCGCTTTTTTCTTTCGAGCCTGCCTCAGCATAGACATGAAATAGTGCCTCATCCTGGTCTGGTAATAGCAAGACCCAATCCTTTCGGCGATATATTTTAATGCCATCAATCAATTCGATATGTTTATCTTTAACCTCTTCCATTATCCATCGCATTAAACTCCCTTTTAATTCCCAGGGACAGGAGATTCTTTCATGATGGACATAGAATGGTGGGATAGAATCGACTACATCACTTAATTTCATTCCTTTAGATGATAGAAACTCAAGTAATTTCAAACTGGAAACCATACCATCAAAACACTGTTGAAATTGAGGGAAAATGAATCCCCCATGTCCATTACTAATCATAATTAAATCTTTATCAAAGATTTTTTCTTTATAAGTAGTTTTGATATATTTAATTCGGTCTTCATTCATCTGGGCAATAATCCTGGTGGCTGTGACTGGAATACCAATTTTTCCTTCTTTAACCGTCTCGCAAGCCAATTTTGATAATAAGGCGACATTTAAGTTAGCAGGAATAATTCTACCTCGGTCATCCACCAGGAAAATTCTTTCAGCCTCCTGGTCAAATAAAATTCCAAGGTCTGCATCAAGTGTCAGGACAATATTTGATAATTGTTTTAATGCCAAAGATATACTGGCGGGTGTGTTAATTACTCTTTCTGGATCCGTATAGGCATTGAGGGCAATGACATCACAGCCTAATCCTTCTAAAACCGTTGGAAATACTGTTGAGATACTACCAAAGCCGTAATCGATGATAATCTTAAATTTAGATTGAGCGATTAAACTAGCATTAATCACATTTGATAATCCTTCTCGATAGCACTCGATTATCCGATAGGGGAAGGATATTACTCCTATTTCTTCTACCTTTGCCCTTCGGAAATCTTCGCGGTAAAAAAGTTGTTCAATGGCTTTTTCTTTAGTCGCGGAAATATCTAATCCAGAGGTTTCAAAGAAGCGAATTTCTATCATTTTAGGGTCGTAAGAGGCACGAGCAATATGTAATCCGCCGTGTGCATTCAAGATATTACTCTGGAATCGGGCAACAGGCATAGGGATAACACCCATATCCCAGACATTTATTCCTACGGATAAAATCCCGGACATCAAGGAGCGATTTATCATTCTGGAGGTTTTATGTGCATCACGGCTGACAATAACATCTGCATTTTTAGCCAGAGATGCGGCATAAGCAGCACCGAGGCGACAGGCAAATTCAGGTGTGATTTCCATATTGGCTAATCCCACTACTCCACGACTACCAAATAAACTCCGTGTCCATTTCTCACCCCAGATAAGGCTTGTCGATAATGTCACCCCATCTTCTACGATTTTATAAGGCCACATCTTGACATTTGTTCTTATAATACAATCACTTCCAACAACACAACCATCTCCAATTATTGCCTCTATTTCTAAGAATGAGCACTTTTTGATATAAGATTCCTTTCCAATAACATTTTCTCGTAATTCACAACTATTCCCGATATGAACACCATCCCAGAGAATAGAATTGGTAATTATTGAATTTTCTTCAATAATACAATTGTCTCCAATACAAGAATTAGTAATCTTCACCCCTTCTCCTATACTACAATGCTTACCAATAATAACATTGCCTTCAAGATTTACTCCATCGGCGATTATGGAATGCTTATCTTTCCAGATATTTTCTTTTTTCTCACCACAAATCTCAATATTTACCTTTTGGGTTAAAACATCATAATGTGCCAATCGATACTCGGTTAAATTACCAATATCCCTCCAATATCCTGTAGCAACATATCCATAAAGTGGAGAATTTTCGGCAAGTAATTTAGGAAATAAGTCCTTACTAAAATCAAACATCTCCCCTTCAGGAATATCTTCAAGAACCTCTGGCTCCAATACATATACTCCCGTATTAACTGTATCTGAGAAAACCTCTCCCCAGGAAGGTTTTTCGAGGAAACGCTTTATTCGACCTGTGTTTGAATCAATAAGGGTGATACCATATTGTAAAGGATTGGTTACCGCGGTTAAGGTAATTGTGGCGATAGCCTTTTTTTCTTTATGAAATTTAATAATAGATTTTAAATCAAAATCGGTCAAAACATCCCCACTAATAATCAAAAATGGTTCTTTATTCAGATGTTTAGCCGCATTTTTTACACTGCCTGCTGTTCCAAGATCTTGAGTCGCCGAGACATAAGTAACATTTACCCCAAATTTCTCTCCATTCCCAAAATAATCCATAATTATCTCAGGTTGATAATAAAGGATAACGACAATATCCTTTATCCCATACTTTTTCAAAAGAGAAATGATATGTTCCATCATAGGTTTATTAGCCAAAGGAACCATAGGTTTGGGGATATTGCAGGTAAGTGGTCGCAACCGCGTCCCAAAACCACCAGCCATAACTACACCTTTCATTGTCTTATCCTCCTCTCTGTTATTTTTGATTTTTGATTGTAGATTTTATAATTAACTAATTGCTAAAAGCGATAGGGCAATTTCATTTACTCACCTTTTGCATGATTATGAGATACTTGAATCCCCTTAAGTAAAAATTATATATCCTTGCTCTTTCATGCCAGATTGGTGTATTTGATGACTATCTTGTCTCAAAATTATCAATACCCCAAGCATGACATTTTGGACATCCGATAGGTTCACCCACATAAGCCTCTCCATACCCCATATTTTTTACCCAGTTTGGTGTTTCACTTATATATTCAGGTTCTTCCGCATTTGTAGCCATACAGTAGTTATAACTGTTAATCTGAAACACTAAAGAATTTCCCTTATAATTACAGTTTTTGCATTGGTATTTTGTCATTTCTCTTCCTCTTTTTGGTTACCGTTAGGTCCTGGTATATGGCTATTGATACCATATTTATTGTAGCATTCAAACAAGCATTTACAAAAATTGATTATTTTCTTATCACCGACTTTAACTGCTTGTTTGTACAAATTAATAAAATATCTTTTACCTCCTTCAGTTTGAGAGAAATTTTTCTTACGGAGGTTGCATTCCATACATAATGTTTGTCCATTATCAATAGTATTATCTCCACCTTTATCTTTTGGTTTTATATGGTCTGCACATAACTCAACACCTTCATATCTACCACGACCACATAGAACACATTTATAATTATCTTTTTTAAATATTTCTTCCTTCACTTCGGGCGGGAAATCGAAGAGTTCAATTTCCTTTATATAATCAGGTTCGTATCTGTAAACTCCCTTTTTGACTTTTATTAGTTTGCCTTCTTGATGAAATTTACGGATTTGACGCCAGGTATCACGGGGCTTTTTGCCATACAATTTTAGATATTGCTTTTCAACCCAGTCAACAACTGGTCCATGCTCTAAATCTTTTTTCGAATGTTTGCGGAAATATTCCATTACTAAATCCGCGATGGTTTTTATTCTATCACCCATTAATTTTATTCCTCCAATTCTAATGTAATCTGGTTTATTTTTGCTTCTTTTATAAGCCTCTGTTTGGCAATTTCACAATAATTTCTATCAATTTCAATACCAATTCCATTTCTATCTGTTAGAACGCAAGCAATCAAGGTAGAACCGCTACCCAAAAATGGGTCAAGCACGATGTCATCTACAAAAGTAAAGAGTTTTATGCACCTTACTGGAAGATTTACAGGAAATGGTGCAGGATGCCCAATTCTTGTCTTGCTTTCACCCATAAAAGTCCAGACACCATTTGTCCATTCCATGAATTCTTTCTTAGTGATATCTGATTTTTGCGTTCCACTTATTTTTTTCCACTTTTCCTTATACAACACAGCAATCATTTCAACAGGTGCAATAACATAAGGTGCGGTTGCAGAAAGCCACGAACCCCAGGCTGTTCTTCTTGATATATTTTGCTCATTCCATACAATTGTCGAGTGATATTTAAAGCCCACTTTTTTGGCTATTGAAATAATATCAGCATAAACACTTTGTTGACCACCTTTATTTTTGTCAAGGGGAATGTTTAAGCAGAACCGCCCATCTTCTCTTAAAAGTTTATATGCCTTCTCAAGCCATTTATAAGTAAATTCAAGATAAACCTCATAAGGAATTTTATCATCATAAGCGTTGTATCTAATATCTACATTATAAGGTGGGGAAGTCACAATTAAATCTATCGAGCCTCCTGTGATTTCATCAGAAATTAAGAAATCATCATTATATATTTGTATATTTTCTGCTTGAAAATAAAGTTTTTCATTCATTTTAATATCATCATTTTTTTTCAACTAACCCACATTCCAATACATTAGCTACTATCTGCTGTTTCTTTTAGAAACTCGCTTACCCTTCCAAATTCTGCTAAGGTTAATGTTTCTCCTCTCCTTTTGCTATCAATCCCTAATTCAGCCAGGGCTTTGGCTAATTTATCCTTACTCATACCAATATCTGAAATGGCATTAATTAGCATTTTTCTTCTCTTTGAAAAGGCGGCTCTAACTACTTTAAAGAAAAATTGCTCATCCTTTACTGATATTGATGGTCTGTCTAAGATATTTAACCTTAAGACAACTGAATCTACCTGTGGCTGAGGGTAAAAACATTGCCTGCTTACCTCACATATTCGTTCTACATAACAATGATATTGCACCAGAACAGATAAGGCACCGTAGATTTTTGTCCCTGGTTTAGCCAGGATTCTATCCCCAACCTCTTTCTGCACCATTAAAATTAATGTTGAGAAGTTCTCTTTTGCCTCAAGGAGATGTCCAATCACAGGCGTTACAATATAATAAGGCAAATTGGCTACTACCTTTATCTTCTTTTCTGCTGAAAATCGGGGCTCGGGACTCGGGACTCGGGACTCGGGAGGAGTCTGTCTTTTGTCCTCTGTCCTCTGTCTTTGGTCTTCTCTATCTAACACTTCAGACAAATTTACCTTTAAAATATCCTCCTTTATTACCAAAACATTTGTATATCCCGCTAATTCTTGATTGAGAATATTTATCAACACCGGGGCAATTTCAACCGCAATAACCTTTGAGACTAACGGGACTAATTGACTGGTTAAAATACCAATTCCGGCGCCAATCTCTAAGACGGTATCCTCTTTCGATAATTGCGCCGCTGAAATTATTTGCTTAAGTATCCCTTCGTTCACAAGGAAGTGTTGTCCTAATTTTTTTTGGGGTCTGATATTGTTTTGTAATAGTATTTTCTTCGTATCATCAAGTAAAGACATTATTTGCACCAATACATCGTTAAAATACTTCACCAACTTTAAAATGAAAATCCTCTAATAGGACTGAAGA
This window contains:
- a CDS encoding Uma2 family endonuclease produces the protein MPILATKEEKWTYEDYVQFPDDGKRYQIIQGEVYMSPAPVPYHQRISAKLFEILQQFVKINKLGEVFYAPCDVLFSDEDVVQPDIFFISKENLNIIKDKYIEGAPNLIIEITSPYTQNLDKLLKKRLYETYGVKEYWLLDADKKTLQIFSHTGKLYEDTGIYKIGDVVKSNLIKGLNFNLKEIF
- a CDS encoding mannose-1-phosphate guanyltransferase — its product is MKGVVMAGGFGTRLRPLTCNIPKPMVPLANKPMMEHIISLLKKYGIKDIVVILYYQPEIIMDYFGNGEKFGVNVTYVSATQDLGTAGSVKNAAKHLNKEPFLIISGDVLTDFDLKSIIKFHKEKKAIATITLTAVTNPLQYGITLIDSNTGRIKRFLEKPSWGEVFSDTVNTGVYVLEPEVLEDIPEGEMFDFSKDLFPKLLAENSPLYGYVATGYWRDIGNLTEYRLAHYDVLTQKVNIEICGEKKENIWKDKHSIIADGVNLEGNVIIGKHCSIGEGVKITNSCIGDNCIIEENSIITNSILWDGVHIGNSCELRENVIGKESYIKKCSFLEIEAIIGDGCVVGSDCIIRTNVKMWPYKIVEDGVTLSTSLIWGEKWTRSLFGSRGVVGLANMEITPEFACRLGAAYAASLAKNADVIVSRDAHKTSRMINRSLMSGILSVGINVWDMGVIPMPVARFQSNILNAHGGLHIARASYDPKMIEIRFFETSGLDISATKEKAIEQLFYREDFRRAKVEEIGVISFPYRIIECYREGLSNVINASLIAQSKFKIIIDYGFGSISTVFPTVLEGLGCDVIALNAYTDPERVINTPASISLALKQLSNIVLTLDADLGILFDQEAERIFLVDDRGRIIPANLNVALLSKLACETVKEGKIGIPVTATRIIAQMNEDRIKYIKTTYKEKIFDKDLIMISNGHGGFIFPQFQQCFDGMVSSLKLLEFLSSKGMKLSDVVDSIPPFYVHHERISCPWELKGSLMRWIMEEVKDKHIELIDGIKIYRRKDWVLLLPDQDEALFHVYAEAGSKEKSEELATEYIQKINKFKERG
- a CDS encoding HNH endonuclease — translated: MGDRIKTIADLVMEYFRKHSKKDLEHGPVVDWVEKQYLKLYGKKPRDTWRQIRKFHQEGKLIKVKKGVYRYEPDYIKEIELFDFPPEVKEEIFKKDNYKCVLCGRGRYEGVELCADHIKPKDKGGDNTIDNGQTLCMECNLRKKNFSQTEGGKRYFINLYKQAVKVGDKKIINFCKCLFECYNKYGINSHIPGPNGNQKEEEK
- a CDS encoding site-specific DNA-methyltransferase, yielding MNEKLYFQAENIQIYNDDFLISDEITGGSIDLIVTSPPYNVDIRYNAYDDKIPYEVYLEFTYKWLEKAYKLLREDGRFCLNIPLDKNKGGQQSVYADIISIAKKVGFKYHSTIVWNEQNISRRTAWGSWLSATAPYVIAPVEMIAVLYKEKWKKISGTQKSDITKKEFMEWTNGVWTFMGESKTRIGHPAPFPVNLPVRCIKLFTFVDDIVLDPFLGSGSTLIACVLTDRNGIGIEIDRNYCEIAKQRLIKEAKINQITLELEE
- the rsmA gene encoding 16S rRNA (adenine(1518)-N(6)/adenine(1519)-N(6))-dimethyltransferase RsmA, with the protein product MSLLDDTKKILLQNNIRPQKKLGQHFLVNEGILKQIISAAQLSKEDTVLEIGAGIGILTSQLVPLVSKVIAVEIAPVLINILNQELAGYTNVLVIKEDILKVNLSEVLDREDQRQRTEDKRQTPPESRVPSPEPRFSAEKKIKVVANLPYYIVTPVIGHLLEAKENFSTLILMVQKEVGDRILAKPGTKIYGALSVLVQYHCYVERICEVSRQCFYPQPQVDSVVLRLNILDRPSISVKDEQFFFKVVRAAFSKRRKMLINAISDIGMSKDKLAKALAELGIDSKRRGETLTLAEFGRVSEFLKETADSS